The Labrus mixtus chromosome 18, fLabMix1.1, whole genome shotgun sequence DNA segment GAATCACTGTTAGGTCTACTGATGCGTAGCCTTCTACCACATCAAAAAGTATTATCAGAGGATttttcacaaaaagaaacagttgCAAATGAACGCCAACCAAAGACTGAAGTCAGGGATGAGCCAGAAGTACTCTTGGGTGTTGGCATACACCCAACTGAAGCAGTAGAACTGGTAGAAGAAAGAACAAACCAGGAACCGTTTGAGCCAACTCAGGTCAATATTCAGCCAATAGAAATCACTCAACCAGTGGCAAACCTAGTTGAAACAGCCTTGATCACGACTCAACCTGAACTCTTGGATGTTGGCATGCATCTAATCGAAACAGTAGAACCATTAGCAAAAGCATCAGCTTCCCCACCACCAGTAATGGAGATAAATGATCCTGTGAAAAGGATGGATGTTTTGGAAGTTGAGGTTCAAGCAATTGAAGCAGTTCTaccaacagaaataaatgagaTCCAAAAACAGATTGATCTTACTGAGGTTAGTAATCAGCAAATAGCTATCAAAGAACCAGGGACACTTCTGGGTTCAACTGAAAGAGCTGTGATGACTCAACCTGAACTCCTGGATGTTGGCATTAACACAATCCAAACAGTACAACCAGAAGCAACAGCACCACCTTCTTCACAGGCAATCACAGAGAGAATTGAACTGGGGAAACAGATGAACATTTCAGAGCACGGAGTTCaagcagaggaggcagaggaacCTGTAAATACAGTCCTTCCAGCACAAAGAGCTGAGAGCCCGAAACAGGTTGAACTTGCTGAGGTCAATGTTCAGCAAACAGAAACTACAGAACCAGAAGCACAgttattttcaaatgaaaaagctgtgATCATGACTCATCCTGTACTGTTGGATTTAGGTATACATGCAATCGAAACAATAGAACCAGATCCAAATGCATCAGCTACCCCACAAGTAACAACTGACATAACTGAAGACTTGAAAGACACCAATTCATCAAATGTAGTAATTCATGTAGAAGAGGCAGTAGAATATGAAATGCCTATAAATTCAACACAAAGGGCTGAGAGCCAGGAAAAGCCACAGCTAATTGAAACGGATGCTCAAGCAACAGAAGTAACAGAAACAGCTGTAAATGTTGTGATACCAGCTGTGATAACAACTCCACCTGTACTGTTGGATAATGGTATACACCCAACCACAACAGTAGAACTAGTGTCTAATGTTCAGGCAAAAGAAACAATGCAACCAGCAAGTCAAATGGACGACAGAGAAGTGTTCCGAGGCGAACCAGTTCAGTCTGAAGATTGTGATCAAGAAACAAAAGCTAATGTTAATAatacagaggaggagaatgatCAGGATGTGTGGATGGATGCTGAGGAAGTCGTTTACAACCAAGAAGTAGCAGAGAAGTCCTCTTTAGAGATCGAGGAGCctgaggaagagatggaggcagagtgtgtgcatgagGAAGAGGCAAAACTTGAAGAAGTTGAATTAGCATCTTATTCCagaacagaggaagaagaaagtcaACAGGAAGTATACAACAGAGGAGAAACATGTGAAATTGAAAGTGAAGGTGAAGATTTTGCTATTGCACTTGAGCATCAGGAATATGCAACTGCGAGCATCACTACCTTGGAGTGGGATTAATTTCACTCAACTTGAGTATCACTAACTGGTAAGCCTCTATCTTTAATTGAAATCATGTTTCCCATTCACAGTAAAATCTAATTGAATTAGTAATGTGCTGCATTTCTTTCCTTTAAGGTTGGACAATCCAGAAGAAATTCACTCAAGTGTGTATGCTTCGACAAGCCATTAAGAAGATGACTGACTTTGGAAGAGAACTACAGGAAACAGCTTTTGTCGCTTTTATTTGTCAATGTTTAACCACAATACGTTGGTATTTAATGGTGAAAATGGTTTTGAATTATGGaattattttgtaataaatatAAGGGGCGTGATTAACAAGAAAGATGTTGATAGAGGAGCATCAACTTTGAAGACTTTGTTGGCTAAATAATGGAGCTTTACTACTATTCACGTCATCTTTTCAATCATAAATTATATTTGTGCAAAGATATATCTTAATCTTTTTTTGAAAAGGTTAAGATAATAAGGTCATATATTTCATCCCTTTTACTTCCATTACATTTCTGTAAGTGTTAAATACAACTTTGCAGAACTAacctgaaatatataaatatttttcaacactttgaAACAAGTGTATCACAGCCTGTACTATACATCATCTCTgtttatgaaatatttggtcattGGTATATCTTAAATCTTTTCACTTAAATACATATTCTCATGTTATCTTTGTCGGAAAACCAACATGTAGACCGGAGTGCACTAGTGTAACTGTATATTATCTTGTACATAATGACTGTTTTAATGCTTATTAAAAGCTGCACTTATTTTGAATCTGCAAACATTTTTACTGACAACTGTCAAAATAAGAGCATAGCACATCTTTGTTATTAATTAACccattattttacacatttttagaaACATAATCAGCAGAGCCGTAAACTTCATGGCATCAGTAATTCCCCTGattgctgtttttatgtgagCTTCAGCAAGCTTGCGTTGTCTTTGATACAGTAAGCTACATAATGAAAGTGTTtggtaagagagagaaaatggaatGAGACTGAGAGGCTGTTTGTCTTCTTCCTATATTTTTGCTTACATTCTGACTTTTATGGAAACTTATATCTGATCtgatatgtgtgtatgtctattAATgactaaatgcaaaaataaacccatgtttatatatttacatatacagtataatat contains these protein-coding regions:
- the LOC132993453 gene encoding probable serine/threonine-protein kinase kinX, yielding MHLIETVEPLAKASASPPPVMEINDPVKRMDVLEVEVQAIEAVLPTEINEIQKQIDLTEVSNQQIAIKEPGTLLGSTERAVMTQPELLDVGINTIQTVQPEATAPPSSQAITERIELGKQMNISEHGVQAEEAEEPVNTVLPAQRAESPKQVELAEVNVQQTETTEPEAQLFSNEKAVIMTHPVLLDLGIHAIETIEPDPNASATPQVTTDITEDLKDTNSSNVVIHVEEAVEYEMPINSTQRAESQEKPQLIETDAQATEVTETAVNVVIPAVITTPPVLLDNGIHPTTTVELVSNVQAKETMQPASQMDDREVFRGEPVQSEDCDQETKANVNNTEEENDQDVWMDAEEVVYNQEVAEKSSLEIEEPEEEMEAECVHEEEAKLEEVELASYSRTEEEESQQEVYNRGETCEIESEGEDFAIALEHQEYATASITTLEWD